The following nucleotide sequence is from Hirundo rustica isolate bHirRus1 chromosome 24, bHirRus1.pri.v3, whole genome shotgun sequence.
ACGGCCCGACAGCCACCCGGAGCCACCCCGGCCCAGGTAGGGACACGCGGGGAGCCAGGCAAGGGCAAAGGTGGCACCCCCGGCACCCCCGCAGCCGGGTTCTGCTTCTGGGGGGGCCCCCACTTTGGCTGGGGGGGCTTGGGGACATTCCTGGGGGGGCTCGGGACAAACCCTGAGCCGGGGCAGTGCTGGTGACAGTGGGAGTCCTTCTTTTGGGGTGCGATGCCAtatctggggggggggggggggtgtcatCATCGTGGAGGAGGTGATGCCCCATTTCGGGGTGTATGCGCTGATTTCGGGGGTACTCGGTGCCTTTGGGGTGTTGACCGGGGGGGTGACGGTCTGTGTTGGGGGATGCCCATCCTGGGGGTGACGCTGCCCCTTGGGGGGGCACACGGATTCCCGCTGGGACGGGGCCAGTCCGGATGGGGAAGAACGACACCCTGTGTTTTTGGGGGGTAGTGCCTGTTCGGGGGGGGGGCAATGCCCATATTGGGGGTACATTATGTCCCcctcggggggggggggtaccCTATTTTGGAAACAACGCTGTACTTTGGGGGGGTCCAATCCCATCTCTCGCGGGTTACGATGCctgtttgggggggggaggggacaTCAGGGCTGTCCCCGAGGAGGGGCTTCGGGctgtcccgggggtcccgggtgTTCCCACAGAGGTACAGAGCCTGGGGGGACACACGTCCATCCCGGGGGTGTCACGGCTGTCCGGGGGTCCCGGCTGACCCCACACGGGTACACGGCGCTGCTCCGGGGGGTGTCACGTTAGTCCGGGGGGGCGCAGGGCTGTCCGTGAGGGGGGCACCCCTGTCCCGGGGGTGTCTCGGCCCCGCACCCCCGTagctcacagccccatcccgggtcttgccccctccccaccctccagCGCCGCAGCcgcctccttcctcctcctcctcctcctcgccacATCCTCCGCCCGCCCCATCCTCTTCCTCGTCCCTGTTtccggccgggccccgccggggACTTTGGTCCATTCCCGGGTTCCTGCATCAATCATCAACCAGGGGAGGGAGCGGCCGCTGCGGCCCCGCCGCCGTAAGAGTCCCCCGGGAGCCCCCCAGCAGCCCCCGCCCCCATCACCATCGtcaccatcatcaccatcaGCACCATCAGCATCAACCCCGCCGCCCCTCCCCGGCCCCCCCCGGAGCCGCCATGTCCTCTGTCCCCCCGGCCAAGTGTCCCTTCAAGAAGCGGGGTAGCCTGCAGAACCCCAGCCCCGCAGGTGAGACCCCCCCACAAACACCCCGCAGCCCCCCAGCCCGCGGGGACACCCAGGTCACACCCGGCGCGGGGGGGACGCGATGctgcgggggggggggaagcagTTTGGGGGGAGCAGTTTGGGGGGGAGATGCCGCGTTGCTGCTtagaggggttttgttttggggggggtggacGCCCACCGCCACGTCCCGGCACAGGGAGGGGTGGCAGCGGCTTTGGGGGTCCCGTGTGTCCCCTCCCGCCAGCGCCTCGGTGGCGCAGTGAGAgcggaggaagaggaggaggaggaggaggaggaaggagggggagcGCTGGGGGATGCGGGGGGGGTTTGGAGGGGACGGGGGAGCGCCTCGGGGTGCTGGTGGGGGCTGCTGGCACGGGGTGGGCAAGGTGGCACTTTGTGGCTGGCGCTGTCGAGAGAGGGACTCAGGGTGTCACTGGGGGTGTTCCCACACGTGGGCGGCTCACGTGTGTTCTGAGTGGATGGCAAATGGTGGCGGTGACGCGGGGTGGTGGCGGTGACGCGGGGTGATGGTGGCACTTCGGGCTTGTCACCTGGCTGGTACTGCTGGGGGAGGTCAAGGGGTGTCACCGCGGCTGCTCCCGACTCTGGGGACCCGCACCTGACCCACATCTGTCCTGGGtgggtggcacagggtgggcGAGGTGGCACCTTGGGGCCGTAACCTGTCTGGCACCCGTGTCGGGAGGGTCTCGGGGTGTCACCGGGGCTGCCACCTGTCACACGTGTGAGTGGCACAAGGATGAGGCACcaccagcacatcccagtgacaccagtgcCATCCCTGGTGCCATCCCTGGTGCCgtccctgccctgggtgacaccagcacagcccccccATCCCCACTGGGGTGATGCAGGGAGCAAATGGGCTGGAGGCTCCTGCTGGGGGTCAGGAGACCTGGACCGTCccccccaggctgtgctgggtgccGGGGCTCTTACTGGTGGACCAGTTTAACCAGTAGTTCCTGATTTCCAGTGCCCCCCCGCCGCGTCTGTGGTGGGttgggggctgcagaggagggTGCTGGCGCTGGGGGCTGCCCCTGGGCGCGTCCCAGCCCCCTGTCCCCAGCGCTGACGGGAGCAGGGGGTGCTCTGGGGCAGTGGGGTGTGTTTGGAGGGGGCCGGTGTCGCCTCCCCTCggtcccagccctgggattCGTCCCTGTGATGGAaaggatgggatggggcagggaggCAGCGCTGCTGTGGGGAGTGGGCCCCATTGTTGTGCCCCCCATTCCATGggggtcctgcagcccagccctgagcccctcATCCACTGCTGGCTTCTTACAGCCCCCACTGGAGCCAGCAGCCCCCCAGTGCCCCAGGGGGATTAGAGGGGGGGTCCCTCTTGCCCTTgagctgcctcagtttccccatcaCCCCCATTGGGAGGAGCATCCCAGTTCCATGCCGGGGAGGGGGAGGTGTGGGGGGGGGGCTGATTAACCCCTTCCTGCCCGGCTGGGGTTCCAGACCCCCCCCAGCTGATGttgtcctgctccctgcagagctgcggGGGGGCCCAGGGGCCCGACCCCTGCAGTCAGCCTGGTCCCTGCCCGGGACCCCCCATTGCCTGAAGCATTTCCCGGTGGATCTGCGCACTTCCATGGATGGCAAATACAAGGAGATCGCTGAGGTGGGTCTGGGGCACCAAGTTCGGCAGGTCTTGGGCGGTGAGTGTATGttgggggagtggggggggggggtctcccctccatccctcccactCCTATccttccccaaacccttcctccttcccacttcTTTAGCTTTGAGTGTGGGAATCCTTGTGAGCCTTTCTCTCCTAACCCAGGGGTTGAGGGCAGAAcccatggcagggctgagggtgtacccagctcacagcagggctgagggtgTACCCAGCTGAtggcagggcagctctgggcacagctcaCGGCAGGGCTGAGGGTGTACCCAGctcacagcagggctgagggtgTACCCAGCTGATGGCAGGGCTGAGGGTGTACCCAGCTCATGAcagggcagctctgtgcccagctcACGGCAGGGtgaggctgtgcccagctcatggcagggcagctctgggcacagctcacgccagggctgctctgggcaggagcTGTTTTGCCGCTCGCTGGCCGAGAATGAGATGCGGACGGCTCCGTACGAGTTCCCAGAGGAGAGCCCCATcgagcagctggaggagcggCGCCAGCGCCTGGAGCGCCAGATCAGCCAGGATGTCAAGTAAGCCTGGGAGGTGCCCCCGTATCCCCCCAAATCGCTGGAAGGGAGCCCCTCATGGGGCCAGGCCACCTCCCCACCCCAAGAGGCTGtctctgtgccagctctgtgtcccctctcccGTGGGTGTCGCACTTGGTGTCCCCTTTGCAGTGAGTTTTTGGCTGGTTTCTGTCTGGTTTCTGTTGTTTCGGCATTAACGGGGTGTTTTCTCtccccggcccccccccccccccccccatttctCTCCCCCTCgtcccccccggctgtccccccCCTCCACCGCCGCCTCCTTGTCCCCAGACTTGAGCCCGACATTTTGCTCAGAGCCAAACAGGACTTCCTGAAAATTGACAGTGCTGCGGACTTACAGTGAGTGTCCGGCTCGGTGTCACCGGCCGGGGCCTCGGGGGGGATCGGGACCCGCCTGGCCCCGCTCTGACCCAGCACACGCAAGCACGGAGCCGAGAGGTCCCTCCCAGCCGCTCTCGCTGCCACCGAAGGAGTCActgcacctggggagggggGTTGGGGTGAGCTGggggtcccagctctgctgctggcacaggaccCCTGTCCTGGCCCTGGCTTCCCCTGGATGGGGGATCTGACGCTGTGTGTCCCCCTCCCTCCTGTCTCCGCTTGGGAGTTGTCTCTGTcgtgagtttttttttttgttctttgtgccCCCCGCTTCCTTCCTCCCGCTTTTTATTCATCAAGGCTGGGGGATGTGTTTTGGGAAGAGGGACAGTGGCACCACCAAAGAGGACACGGGTGgcacagctgccacaggctggTGGTGGCGTCCCTGGGGACAGCGTCACCGTCCTGCCACTCTCCAGGGCTGGACACAGTCCCTGGGGTGGGGCTCACACTGCTGTTGGAGTACGTGGGAATGGGGCACTCCCGTCATTGTCCCACCGGCCACGTCTGTCCCCACAGGCTCTTCAAGGAGCAGAACGACAGCCTGGTGGACTATGTCCCCAAGGAGCGGGAGGCGCTGCTGGAGCGAGAATTCCAGCGGGTGACCATCTCTGGGGAGGAGAAATGTGGGGTGAGCCTCCCCCTGAGCCCCCTGGAACGCAGGCAAGGGCCTCCAGGCTGCCAACCCCAGCTTGGGGGgtgctttttgtttggtgtCCTCTCTCCAGGTGCCCTTCACCGACCTGCTGGACGCGGCCAAGAGCGTGGTGAAGGCGCTGTTTGTGCGGGAGAAGTACATGGGGCTGTCGCTGCAGAGCTTCTGCAAGACCACGGCCCGCTACCTGCAGGAGCTCTCCGAGAAGCCTCTGGAGACCCACGGCTACGAGGAGGTGCCGGAGACCCCGGTGGCTGCTGGTGAGCGTGGTGTGGGGGGCTctcagtgctgggctggggtgcTGGAGGAGCTTGTGGGGTGATGTTGGTGTCTCCTGGCTGCAGATGCCCCCGTGCACCCCCCGTTTGCTGAGCAGCACCCCTATGAGATGTGGGACCCCCAGAAGATGCCGGCAGACCTGGGCTTCGGGTTGAAGATGGTGGATGGTGTGGTGCATGTCTACACCAAGCAGGACATCACTGACAAGTGAATTTTGTGACGGGGAGGGTCCTACTCCTTGGGGTGATgagtttttttgggggggggcagTGTGACCTCCACGTGTCCCCCCGCAGGAGCACGGAGCTGGACCTGCCATACCCCGACCTGCAGGAGTTCATCGCTGACATGAATTTCCTCATGGCTTTGATCATCAATGGGCCCATGTAAGGGGAAGGGTCCCACGGGAGGGTCCTGCTCTGGGGGGGATCCCACGATGGGGGTGTGACAGAaccccagggacagccccaaGGACATGGCAGTGACTGGCACGTGGTGCTGGTGCAGCTCCCACGTCCACCCTCACCTGTGTCCAAGAGTCTGCGTTCCCATATCTGTGGGGGCATCAGTCTTTTGGGGCTGGACCTTCTGCTTCCTCGCCCCCAGACTGAGCCCCCCTTCCCTGTTTTGGGCAGCAAATCCTTCTGCTACCGCCGACTGCAATACCTGAGCAACAAGTTCCAGATGCACGTGCTGCTGAACGAGATGAAGGAGTTGGCAGCCCAGAAGAAGGTGCCTCACCGCGACTTCTACAACATCCGCAAGGTACCTGCGGATCCTGAGCTAGTCCCGGGTCCTGGGAGGGTCCTGGCTTGACTGGGGAGCTCTTGGAGGGTCTCAGAGCTGAGCATCACCTCACTGGTGCAGGTGGACACCCACATCCACGCCTCGTCCTGCATGAACCAGAAGCATCTCCTGCGCTTCATCAAGCGGGCAATGAAGAAGCACCTGGATGAAATTGTCCACgtggagaaggggaaggagcagacGCTCAAGGAGGTGTTTGAGACGATGAACCTCACAGCCTACGACCTGAGCGTGGACACGCTGGATGTCCATGCGGTATGGCAGGCTCCCAAAGCCCGGGGATGAGCGGAGCCCCCAGCCCATCCTTGGCTGGGGCGCGGGATCTTCTCCAGGGGGTTTTCCCAGGGCGCAGGGGGTCGCTGGGGGGCTGTGGATGGGGGTGGGGTGGGTGATGAGGTTGATCAGGTCACGCCTGTCCCACGTCCAGGACCGCAACACCTTCCACCGCTTCGACAAGTTCAATGCCAAGTACAACCCCATCGGGGAGTCCATCCTGCGGGAGATCTTCATCAAGACGGACAACCGCGTCTCGGGGAAGTACTTTGCCCACATCATCAAGGTGGGCCACCTCCCCTCCTCGTGGCGGCACTGCAACCCGTGTCCCCTTCCCGGTGGCCGAGCGGTGACGGTTGTCACTTGTCCCTTCCCACCAGGAGGTGATGGCAGACCTGGAGGAGAGCAAGTACCAGAACGCGGAGCTGCGTCTCTCGATCTACGGCCGCTCCCGGGATGAGTGGGACAAGCTGGCCCGCTGGGCCGTCAGCCACCGCGTCCACTCCAACAACGTCCGCTGGCTCGTGCAAGTGCCCCGGCTCTTGTGAGTAAAGCGGGGCCGGGAGCCCTCCGTTGGGCTGGGGAGacccagggcagcccagggctggctggggtgTGGTGGGGAGCGGGCAAAGCCGGCTCTGAGCGGGGTCCGTTCCCTGCAGTGACATCTACCGCACCAAGAAGCAGTTGGCCAACTTCCAGGAGATGCTGGAGAATATCTTCCTGCCGCTCTACGAGGCCACGATCCACCCTGcccagcacccagagctgcaccTCTTCCTGGAGCACGTGAGTGCTGCgtcctgctcctggggacacccaAACCCAGCTGGAGCGAGGGGTCACGTCCCACCCTGGGGCTGTCCCTCCTGCAGGTGGACGGCTTTGACAGCGTGGATGATGAATCCAAACCGGAGCACCACATCTTCAACCTGGATAGCCCTTTGCCGGGCAACTGGGTGGAGGAGGACAACCCGCCCTACTCCTACTACCTGTACTACATGTACGCCAACATGACGGTGCTCAACCACCTGCGGCGGTaaggacagccctggcctgGGACCTGCGCCCCtcggggggctctggggagctCGGAGGGGGTGGTGACGCTCCAACGCCCCTTGCAGGAAGAGGGGCTTCCACACCTTCGTCCTGCGCCCGCACTGCGGCGAGGCCGGTCCCATCCACCACCTGGTGTCGGGGTTCATGGTCTCAGAGAACATCTCCCACGGGTTGTTGTTGCGCAAGGTGAGCGGGGAGGGGGGTGCCcggaggggggggcggggggggtgtGGTGGGAGCCCCCCCTGaccctgctgtgccccacagGCCCCTGTGCTGCAGTACCTGTACTACCTGGCACAGATTGGCATTGCCATGTCCCCGCTGAGCAACAACAGCCTCTTCCTGAGCTACCACCGCAACCCCCTGCCCGAGTACCTCTCGCGGGGGCTCATGGTCTCCCTCTCCACCGATGATCCTCTCCAGTTCCACTTCACCAAGGTGGGCACTTGGGGGGCACCAGCCAGGGACCCCCTGAGAACGGCTGTGGGGTGGGCATGGGCTGGGTGATGGGGTGGGGTTGGTGATGGATGGGATTGGTGATGGGATTGGTGATGGATGGGGTTGGTGATGGGATTGGTGATGGGATTGGTGATGGGATTGGTGGTGGATGGGATTGGTGATGGGATTGGTGGTGGGATTGGTGATGGATGGGATTggtgatgggatgggattggtgATGGATGGGATTGGTGATGGGATTGGTGGTGGATGGGATTGGTGATGGATGGATTggtgatgggatgggattggtgATGGGATGGGAATTGGTGAATGGATGGGATTGGTGATGGGATTGGTGGTGGATGGGATTGGTGGTGGATGGGATTggtgatgggatgggattgtgtgatgggatgggattggtgatgggatgggattggtgatgggatgggattggtgATGGATGGGGTTGGTGGTGGGATTGGTGGTGCGATGGGGTCGGTGGTGGATGGGATTGGTGGTGGATGGGATTGATGGTGGATGGGTCGGTTGATGGGATTGGTGATGGGGTGGGGGTGGTGATAGGATGGGATTGGTGATGGATGGGATTGGTGATGGGCTCGGTGGTGGATGGGGTCGGTGGTGGATGGGATTGGTGGTGGATGGGGTCGGTGGTGGATGGGATTGGTGGTGCGATGGGGTCGGTGATGGGATTGGTGATGGGGTGGGGTTGGTGATAGGATGGGATTGGTGGTGGATGATATTGGTGATGCGATGGGGTCGGTGGTGGATGGGATTGGTGGTGGATGGGATTGGTGGTGAGATGGGGCCCCTGGCAGCACGGCTGGACTCTGGAGGGTGCTGATGGTGTGGAGGGGATGGGAGGAGGTGGGGCCCCGTCCTGCCTGAGGGTCTGTGGCGGGAGCTGAGGGGTGCCTGTCCCCAGGAGCCGCTGATGGAGGAGTACAGCATCGCCACCCAGGTGTGGAAGCTCAGCTCCTGCGACATGTGTGAGCTGGCCCGGAACAGCGTCCTCATGAGCGGCTTCTCCCACAAGGTGCGGCCCCTCCCTCATTCCCAGTTCTGCAATTTGCCTGTTGCGAATTCCCATTGGCCCCCATTTCCCAATTCCTGTTCCCCCATTTGCCCTAACCCTTTCCCAATTCCCCTCTGCCTCCattccccccttcccccaaTGCCCACATCTGCCCGCTCCCGTCCCCAATTCCCGCTCCCAGTTCCCTCATTCCCGCGTGTCCCTTCCCATTCCCCActcccctccctgggcactggCAGCCCTCGGGAGTGCCAGCAGCCACGGGAGCCTCTCCCAACTCCCCCAGGTGAAGAGCTACTGGCTGGGTCCCAACTACCTGAAGGAGGGTCCGGAGGGGAACGACATCCGCCGCACCAACGTTCCCGACATCCGCGTCAGCTACCGCTTCGAGAcgctgtgccaggagctgacGCTCATCACGCAGGCGGTGCAGAGCGCCGAGCTGGAGCCCATCCAGGAGGAGGATGTTGtcaccatctccctgggcacCCAGTGACCGCCCAGACCCTCCCTGAGCCCTCCAGGGCCCCGCCGCCATCCCCcacctgctgcctcctgccctgggacggggccgctcctgctgctgtgccgcCGCAGGGGATGGAGTTTGTTGGGTCCTCTCCGTTTCATCTTGTTTTTCGGTCGTTTTAtgggtggtttatttttttttttgtctttttctgttgtttttaactGGTGTCTCCTTGCTGGCTTGGGCCCTGCTGGGCTTGATGGCGCGAGGAGGTGACACGGGGGAGGGCACAGCCCGGGCATCCTGGATTTGCCTCCCAAGCTGAGGATGCTGTGACAAGTCgggggtgctgggtgctggtgTGGGAGTCCCAGGCCAGCCCCTCCCGGGTCCTGACTCTATCCCTGGCGCCCTCTCAGCCCGCTCTTCCACCCCGTGGGGACAACCAAAGGAACCCAGGCCTGAGGTCTCTGGTGACAGTGGCCCAGAGGATGGGGGATGGTGCCTGGTGGGGGATGCTCCATCCTCATCGCCacagggaggaaggcagggggtgggatggggagtgTTTCATCCGCACCACCTCAGGGATGAAGGGAAAAGGGGACCAGGTGACGTgttcctgtccccagcactcccaggaGATGTTTATTTCTGGCCCAGATCGGGCTGGACCAGGCTTCTCCCATCCCGGTGGGGCATTTCCCCCTCTATCCCTGCAGTCCCCCATCCCAGTCCTGCTCATCTGCATCTGGAGCGGGCATTCCCGGGAAAACCTAATGGCGACtgtaaaaacaacaaacaaaaaagttttggaaaaaaaaccaaacgaAACAAACACCTAACcaagcatgaaaaataaaagtatttaagTAAAACGCTGAAATTGAAGTgaggggggagagagggagcgcagctccagagggaaactgaggcacgggagGGGTTTGGGTGTCCCCTCATGCcttgggtttgggggtccccagggtgatgtgggaggggcaggggagggatCCCGAGCGGCGCTGGCAGCGCCCGCGCTGGCGGGATGCCCTGGCACCCTGCCTGCGCCCGCTGACGCcaaggggaggggacaggggagggtCCCGTCCCAGTCCGCCCCAGTCCGCCCCGGTCCGCCCCGGTCCGCGTTCGCGCAGAGCCGCAGCCGCGTGTCGCCATGGTGGTCACTCTGGGCTACTGGGACATCCGTGGGGTGAGTGGGAGCGAGGGGTGACAGCTGGGCACGGGTCTGGGGGCGCTGCAGGTCCCAGAGCGAtgtgggggtgctgggggtcccggggtgggggggacaGGTCCggggggggctctggggtgcTAAAAGCGGGCGCTGTGCCCCCCAGCTGGCCCACGCCATCCGCCTGCTGCTGGAGTACACGGAGACCCCCTACCAGGAGCGTCGGTACCGCTGTGGCCCAGGTGAGCGGGGGGCGAGCGGGCtgggaccccccaaaccccccccaacccctccgcccctgccccctgcccctggttcctgCTGTGTCAGCAGCGGGGGGAACGCCCCCAGTTCGCAGCGTGTCCCGCCGCCCCCCCTCCCTGCCGCCACCTCGGGGGTGTCACCTTTGTCCCCTCCGCACCCCGCCCGCTAAAAAGACCTTGACCCCTCGCAGGGGCAACGCTCTCCCTTATCTGTCCCCGGTGTCCcgggaggggcagaggggggACACCGCCATCCCCCCACTGCTGTGGGTGCCAcgagtggggcagaggggctgggggagcccccTCCCCAATCTCTCTGCCCCTCCACCTCAGCCCCCGACTATGACACGAGCGACTGGACCAACGAGAAGGAGAAGCTGGGGCTCGACTTCCCCAACGTAGGTGATGGGGAGGGTGTGGGGGGGGCGGTGTGGGGGTCGCCGGGGCTGACTccccccctctgtccccccccCAGCTGCCCTACCTCATCGACGGCACCACCAAGCTGACGCAGAGCAACGCCATCCTGCGCTACATCGCCCGCAAGCACAACATGTGTGAGTGTGGGGGGGGTCCCGGCGCCGTGGGGGGGGTCCCCGGAGTTTTGTGGGGGGTGGGCTGACACCTCCCCGCCCCTCAGGTGGTGAGAcggaggaggagaagcagcgCGTGGACCTGCTGGAAAACCAGCTCATGGATCTGAGGATGAACTTCGCCCGGCTCTGCTACAACCCTGACTTTGTGAGTGCCCCCCCGGGGGGACGGATCCCCCCCAGACCCCGGGGGTGTCCCCACAACGTGGGACAGGGGCATCCCTTGCCTGGCCGCAGTCAGGGGTGATGCCCCTGGGTTCTGGGGTGCCGGCGGGGAGCAGCCCCCCCTGAACTGTGCCCCCCACCCCGCCGTGCAGGAGAAGCTGAAGCCGGCGTacctggagcagctgcccaagaagctgcaggagctgtcgCGGTTCCTGGGCTCCCGGCCCTGGTTTGCAGGGCAGAAGGTAGGTGGGGGATGCTGGGGGGCTTTGGGGAGTCCCGGTGGGGGCTGacccccccctgcccctc
It contains:
- the AMPD2 gene encoding AMP deaminase 2 isoform X2; translation: MSSVPPAKCPFKKRGSLQNPSPAELRGGPGARPLQSAWSLPGTPHCLKHFPVDLRTSMDGKYKEIAEELFCRSLAENEMRTAPYEFPEESPIEQLEERRQRLERQISQDVKLFKEQNDSLVDYVPKEREALLEREFQRVTISGEEKCGVPFTDLLDAAKSVVKALFVREKYMGLSLQSFCKTTARYLQELSEKPLETHGYEEVPETPVAADAPVHPPFAEQHPYEMWDPQKMPADLGFGLKMVDGVVHVYTKQDITDKSTELDLPYPDLQEFIADMNFLMALIINGPIKSFCYRRLQYLSNKFQMHVLLNEMKELAAQKKVPHRDFYNIRKVDTHIHASSCMNQKHLLRFIKRAMKKHLDEIVHVEKGKEQTLKEVFETMNLTAYDLSVDTLDVHADRNTFHRFDKFNAKYNPIGESILREIFIKTDNRVSGKYFAHIIKEVMADLEESKYQNAELRLSIYGRSRDEWDKLARWAVSHRVHSNNVRWLVQVPRLFDIYRTKKQLANFQEMLENIFLPLYEATIHPAQHPELHLFLEHVDGFDSVDDESKPEHHIFNLDSPLPGNWVEEDNPPYSYYLYYMYANMTVLNHLRRKRGFHTFVLRPHCGEAGPIHHLVSGFMVSENISHGLLLRKAPVLQYLYYLAQIGIAMSPLSNNSLFLSYHRNPLPEYLSRGLMVSLSTDDPLQFHFTKEPLMEEYSIATQVWKLSSCDMCELARNSVLMSGFSHKVKSYWLGPNYLKEGPEGNDIRRTNVPDIRVSYRFETLCQELTLITQAVQSAELEPIQEEDVVTISLGTQ
- the LOC120762843 gene encoding glutathione S-transferase 2, encoding MVVTLGYWDIRGLAHAIRLLLEYTETPYQERRYRCGPAPDYDTSDWTNEKEKLGLDFPNLPYLIDGTTKLTQSNAILRYIARKHNMCGETEEEKQRVDLLENQLMDLRMNFARLCYNPDFEKLKPAYLEQLPKKLQELSRFLGSRPWFAGQKLTFVDFLAYDVLDQQRMFVPECPELKGNLAQFLQRFEALDKVSAYMRSGRFMKTPIFWHTAKWSNTKE
- the AMPD2 gene encoding AMP deaminase 2 isoform X1 — protein: MSSVPPAKCPFKKRGSLQNPSPAELRGGPGARPLQSAWSLPGTPHCLKHFPVDLRTSMDGKYKEIAEELFCRSLAENEMRTAPYEFPEESPIEQLEERRQRLERQISQDVKLEPDILLRAKQDFLKIDSAADLQLFKEQNDSLVDYVPKEREALLEREFQRVTISGEEKCGVPFTDLLDAAKSVVKALFVREKYMGLSLQSFCKTTARYLQELSEKPLETHGYEEVPETPVAADAPVHPPFAEQHPYEMWDPQKMPADLGFGLKMVDGVVHVYTKQDITDKSTELDLPYPDLQEFIADMNFLMALIINGPIKSFCYRRLQYLSNKFQMHVLLNEMKELAAQKKVPHRDFYNIRKVDTHIHASSCMNQKHLLRFIKRAMKKHLDEIVHVEKGKEQTLKEVFETMNLTAYDLSVDTLDVHADRNTFHRFDKFNAKYNPIGESILREIFIKTDNRVSGKYFAHIIKEVMADLEESKYQNAELRLSIYGRSRDEWDKLARWAVSHRVHSNNVRWLVQVPRLFDIYRTKKQLANFQEMLENIFLPLYEATIHPAQHPELHLFLEHVDGFDSVDDESKPEHHIFNLDSPLPGNWVEEDNPPYSYYLYYMYANMTVLNHLRRKRGFHTFVLRPHCGEAGPIHHLVSGFMVSENISHGLLLRKAPVLQYLYYLAQIGIAMSPLSNNSLFLSYHRNPLPEYLSRGLMVSLSTDDPLQFHFTKEPLMEEYSIATQVWKLSSCDMCELARNSVLMSGFSHKVKSYWLGPNYLKEGPEGNDIRRTNVPDIRVSYRFETLCQELTLITQAVQSAELEPIQEEDVVTISLGTQ